In Fibrobacter sp., the genomic window TCTTTCTTGGGCTTTTCGTTAAAGTAGAACTGCGGCTTTTTAGAAGAAGCACCCAAATAAACCTTGGAGGGGTACAGCTTTTTGCCATCGGTGTTGGAGGTAATGGAACAGTTGGCGGTATCCGTAAAGGCAGAATCAAAATAGACCGGCCGTGTAAAAGTGGCCTCCAGCACGTTTGCAAAAGGCTGGGTGACCGACTCCAACTCCAGATAGCTCGTGTCCTGGTCGCCCAGGGGAATCCAGAGGGTGTCCGCCGAAGTTTCCGTCAAGACCAGGTCCTGAATCCAGAAGCCTACCAATTCCGCCGACGGTTCGATTTTCTGGTTGCCGTTGGCGTCCAAGAATGCCGCTACGCGGTAACGGCCGGGCTTGAGGCCCGTCAGCTCAAAGTTTCCGGCGCTGTCCGCCAGAGTGGCAAAGAGGGGCGGCTCCTTCGCAAGCATGGGGAGCGAGTCCAGCTGTTTCGTGGTGGAGTCCCTGAACTTCTGCAGGTAGCGGATTCCTTCGCGTTCCGTACCCATCAAGAAAAGCCCGATACTCGGGTAGAGTTTCTTTTTCATCATGGAATCGTTCACCATGATGCGACCGGAGAGTTTCAACGAATCGATGTGGGCGCCCGTAGAGAACACCACCTGGAAAGGCTTCGCCAGAGAATTCCCTCGCAAATCCTTGATGCCCCCTGCAAAGGTCACCGTATAGGTAGTGCCCGTATCCAAAAGCCCGCGGGACGTGAGTTCCAGGGTCTTGCCGCTGACCTCGAAACGCATCTTCTTTTCGATAGGCGGCGAAATGGACACGGCGTTTCTCGGAATGCTGGGGTTAATCCATTCGTCGAATTCCAGCTTGATGTAAAGTTCGTTGGGATGGTTCGTCGTGCCCGGTGCAGGGTAAACCGCCGCAATTCTCGGCGGGAGCTTGTCTTCGGGCCCGCCGCCGGGCGCCACCTGGGTGGCACAGGACACAAGGAACACGCTCAGAACCGCACAGGCAATGGCCAGCGCAAGCATCCAAGAATATGTCCCGGCAAACTTTTTCATTTTAAATCAGGGGAATCACCTTGCCGATACGGCTCCAGCGGATACAGAAGGGAATGCGCCACCAGGTAAAGGGATTGCCCAGGGCGAATTTCTGGTCTTCGTTTTCGAAGGAGAAATAAATCACGAAAGCCTTGGCCCGGACATTCCGGAGGGACACAAAACCCCAGTAGCGGCTGTCGGCGGAATTGTCCCGGTTGTCGCCCATCATAAAGAACTGGGGCGTCTTGACGGTATAGCTTTCGATGGGATTGCCATCTACCAGCAGACGGCGGTGAATCGAAAGCTGCGGCACAGGGGCCGACAGGGTGTCTCCGGCAATTCCTTCTACCGTAGAGGCTCCGTCCTGGGGAGCGTCCACTTCCAGAGTTTCTACCACGCCGGCGGTATCTTCGGCGGTGCGGTTCTCAAGGGCCACGTTTCCTTCCAAGTCGCGAAGCACCGAAGCGTCAAACCCGATGTAGCTCACCTGTCGGGTCAAGCCGCCCTTGGCGTGGGGGTCCAGCATGGGCAAGAACCCGATTCTCGAAAGTTCCTTGAAATAGGCAAAACTCATGGCTCCGTAAATCGTGTCGCCCTGCACCAGGTGCTGCTGCAGTACGGTACGGTTGTAACGCAACATGTCGTTTATCAAGAGGCTGCGGTCGTTTTCTACCGGAATAAAGAAATTCTTGAATTCGTAGTTGTTGTTTTCGACGCTGTCCTGCCAGAGTGAAATGTCCAGCTCCACGTGGCTGTCGGGATTTTCTTGCAGAATCAGGGAACGGAGCCACCAGAGTTTTTCCAGCGGCAGGGAATCCACGTAGAACACGTCGCCTACCGAGGGCACCACGAAGGTTTCCCGCTCATCCTTGGGAGACTTGGTCCGGAAGGTAGAAGTGTACTTGCCGTGACCCGGGAGCGTGTCTTGCCGGACTCCGTTCAGGTAAAGCACGCCCTGGTGAACCGCCAGGGTGTCTCCGCTTACGCCCACGCAACGCTTGATGTAGTCCTTGGGGCCATCCGCATAGTGAACCAGGTGGGGCTGGCCTTCTTCGGGTTCGTGATCCCAGTAGAAGTTGCCG contains:
- a CDS encoding Ig-like domain-containing protein, which encodes MLALAIACAVLSVFLVSCATQVAPGGGPEDKLPPRIAAVYPAPGTTNHPNELYIKLEFDEWINPSIPRNAVSISPPIEKKMRFEVSGKTLELTSRGLLDTGTTYTVTFAGGIKDLRGNSLAKPFQVVFSTGAHIDSLKLSGRIMVNDSMMKKKLYPSIGLFLMGTEREGIRYLQKFRDSTTKQLDSLPMLAKEPPLFATLADSAGNFELTGLKPGRYRVAAFLDANGNQKIEPSAELVGFWIQDLVLTETSADTLWIPLGDQDTSYLELESVTQPFANVLEATFTRPVYFDSAFTDTANCSITSNTDGKKLYPSKVYLGASSKKPQFYFNEKPKKETVYKFACNSAKDSLFRPLDTLRNYVEWEWQEMAKDTLAPSIVAAKFTSRTKAVFPHDSLIISYDKPFGDSLAQTFYTAINKDTVQLNVVALDPVRLLVKRDEEWPTDVAIEVLQGYNDTTLAAADSNGVRDTVVTLKYKRLARVEAVSKLKLASLKGAVPGGNDQVAVRLTSIETKAAQIAKCDAAGNFTFPDLEEGAFFIEYYYPKEGRDTPDAGALSPFSFGKPWRAPNDTLKISKGENDLNKLIPNLPTLSKK
- the lepB gene encoding signal peptidase I; protein product: MDNTPKQFSPKKFLKGLTREIIVPVVLALIVIQYVIQAFQIPSGSMEDSLRTGDFLLGLKFTYGSPIPFSNQHFPGYTLPKKGDVVIFRYPGEPEYPDNNPGRYTHLFNALMFGNFYWDHEPEEGQPHLVHYADGPKDYIKRCVGVSGDTLAVHQGVLYLNGVRQDTLPGHGKYTSTFRTKSPKDERETFVVPSVGDVFYVDSLPLEKLWWLRSLILQENPDSHVELDISLWQDSVENNNYEFKNFFIPVENDRSLLINDMLRYNRTVLQQHLVQGDTIYGAMSFAYFKELSRIGFLPMLDPHAKGGLTRQVSYIGFDASVLRDLEGNVALENRTAEDTAGVVETLEVDAPQDGASTVEGIAGDTLSAPVPQLSIHRRLLVDGNPIESYTVKTPQFFMMGDNRDNSADSRYWGFVSLRNVRAKAFVIYFSFENEDQKFALGNPFTWWRIPFCIRWSRIGKVIPLI